A single window of Chloracidobacterium thermophilum B DNA harbors:
- the lpxD gene encoding UDP-3-O-(3-hydroxymyristoyl)glucosamine N-acyltransferase: MTLGELAAALGLSCLGNPQVPILGVGEFETASPTHLALALGSRRDRLATSRAAAFIVAAETVTEADAARYNLLPADYPKVAFARAIALLHVPPRQALGIAPEATLAADVVIGDSPTIGPHVVIGEGSRLGARVTIHPGVVIGRHVTIGDDTTIYPNVTIYDGVRIGARCILHAGVVIGADGYGYARDADGTHVKIPQVGTVVIEDDVEIGANSTIDRATLGETRIGRGVKIDNLVHIAHNCTIGEDSLLAALVGLSGGVKVGRRVTMAGQVGANPQVEIGEGATIAGKTGITKSVPPGETYAGMPITTLREWKRERIYAARLPYRLPDIEARLTAVETRLNTLLPALSHQPAESED, translated from the coding sequence ATGACGCTTGGTGAACTGGCCGCAGCCCTTGGGCTTTCCTGTCTCGGCAATCCACAGGTTCCGATTCTGGGAGTTGGCGAGTTTGAAACCGCCTCGCCGACCCATCTGGCGCTGGCGCTCGGTTCCCGCCGCGACCGACTGGCCACCTCCCGGGCCGCCGCCTTCATTGTTGCGGCCGAGACGGTGACGGAAGCCGATGCTGCCCGGTACAACCTTCTGCCGGCGGACTACCCCAAGGTCGCCTTTGCGCGGGCCATTGCCCTGCTGCATGTTCCGCCCCGCCAAGCCTTGGGAATTGCCCCTGAAGCCACACTGGCGGCGGATGTCGTCATCGGTGACAGCCCGACGATTGGGCCGCACGTCGTCATTGGGGAAGGCTCCCGGCTTGGGGCACGGGTCACGATTCATCCCGGTGTCGTCATCGGGCGCCACGTGACCATCGGCGACGACACGACCATCTATCCCAATGTGACCATTTATGACGGTGTACGGATTGGTGCCCGCTGCATCCTCCACGCCGGGGTTGTTATTGGCGCTGACGGCTACGGTTACGCGCGCGACGCTGACGGCACGCACGTCAAGATTCCCCAGGTTGGCACGGTTGTCATTGAAGACGATGTTGAAATCGGGGCGAACTCAACCATTGACCGCGCCACGCTGGGTGAGACGCGCATCGGGCGCGGCGTCAAGATTGACAACCTGGTGCATATCGCGCACAACTGCACGATTGGAGAGGACAGTTTGTTGGCGGCCCTGGTCGGTCTTTCCGGCGGCGTCAAAGTCGGACGGCGCGTGACCATGGCCGGGCAGGTTGGCGCCAATCCGCAGGTCGAAATCGGAGAGGGCGCAACAATTGCCGGCAAAACCGGCATCACCAAGTCCGTTCCGCCTGGAGAAACCTACGCCGGCATGCCGATTACGACCCTCCGCGAGTGGAAGCGTGAGCGGATTTACGCCGCCCGCCTGCCCTACCGCCTGCCGGACATCGAGGCCCGGCTGACGGCCGTCGAAACGCGCCTGAACACCCTCTTGCCGGCGCTGAGTCACCAGCCAGCGGAAAGCGAAGACTGA
- a CDS encoding OmpH family outer membrane protein: MKFSLPLWVLATVAAGFTTAAAQALPTGSSQPAAPAKATSIPTGRVVIVNTLVFGDKIDEFRRQAQKLEEKFKPRTTELENLAKRLQELTQKVQDEKLSVEVRRQAQEQGLALEKEYKRKDEDLRADIEREQQTVLNPLREKVFKFMESYAAARGIIMIIDVGALAANNNLGMIPYVDNAADITEDFIREYNRANPVAAPATSAKP, from the coding sequence ATGAAGTTTTCTCTTCCGCTCTGGGTGCTTGCCACGGTTGCGGCCGGCTTTACAACCGCGGCGGCGCAGGCACTCCCGACAGGGAGTTCCCAACCGGCGGCTCCCGCCAAGGCGACCTCCATTCCGACGGGCCGTGTCGTCATCGTCAACACCCTGGTGTTCGGTGACAAAATTGACGAGTTTCGGCGGCAAGCCCAAAAGCTGGAAGAAAAGTTCAAGCCCCGCACAACGGAACTCGAAAACCTGGCCAAGCGCCTTCAGGAACTGACCCAGAAGGTGCAGGATGAAAAGCTTTCGGTCGAAGTCCGCCGCCAGGCCCAGGAACAGGGACTGGCCCTTGAAAAGGAATACAAGCGCAAGGACGAAGACCTGCGCGCCGACATCGAGCGCGAACAACAAACTGTCCTCAATCCGCTCCGCGAAAAAGTCTTCAAGTTCATGGAGAGTTACGCAGCAGCGCGGGGCATCATCATGATCATTGATGTTGGCGCGCTGGCGGCCAACAACAACCTGGGCATGATCCCGTACGTGGACAATGCGGCCGACATCACCGAAGACTTCATCCGGGAATACAACCGCGCCAACCCGGTAGCCGCGCCCGCTACCAGCGCGAAACCGTGA
- a CDS encoding RDD family protein, with protein MTWRVVVQGQTYETNPEELKQWVREGRVLPTDQVFQPGLGWSAAAQIPELQGWFPPGATTLLAPGMEGGMSASPYAAPSYPPPAAAPYAPQADPYTPAYGQVGSYGYSPMLAAMPASPAGLGQRFIGSFVDGVLSVLCALPGIFLYMSAIAAGARDGAEIPAGRATGGYILAYLGIIGYGLLCAYMTSTSGASPGKKIAGTVVLREDGQYLSFGMAILRELLKNVFSNICFLLNLWLLFDPARQQLYDKVVRANVYAR; from the coding sequence ATGACATGGCGCGTTGTCGTACAGGGACAAACCTACGAGACGAATCCCGAAGAACTCAAGCAGTGGGTTCGTGAAGGCCGGGTGCTTCCCACCGACCAGGTGTTTCAGCCGGGATTGGGGTGGAGTGCCGCCGCCCAAATCCCGGAGTTACAGGGCTGGTTTCCGCCGGGAGCCACGACTTTGCTCGCACCCGGAATGGAAGGCGGGATGTCCGCGTCGCCATACGCGGCCCCGTCCTACCCGCCGCCGGCGGCTGCGCCTTATGCGCCCCAGGCTGACCCTTACACCCCGGCCTACGGGCAGGTTGGCAGCTACGGCTACAGTCCGATGCTGGCCGCGATGCCAGCCAGCCCGGCCGGCCTTGGACAACGCTTTATCGGCAGTTTTGTGGACGGAGTGCTTTCTGTACTGTGCGCATTGCCAGGGATTTTTCTCTACATGAGTGCCATTGCGGCTGGTGCGCGTGACGGTGCAGAAATTCCTGCCGGGCGGGCCACCGGCGGTTACATCCTGGCCTACCTTGGGATCATTGGATATGGACTGCTCTGCGCCTACATGACGAGCACCAGCGGCGCATCGCCGGGCAAGAAAATTGCCGGGACGGTCGTCCTGCGCGAAGATGGGCAATATCTCAGTTTTGGGATGGCCATCCTGCGCGAACTGCTCAAAAACGTCTTCAGCAATATCTGCTTCCTGCTGAACCTGTGGCTGCTCTTCGATCCGGCGCGCCAGCAGCTCTACGACAAGGTCGTGCGGGCCAATGTGTACGCCCGATAG
- a CDS encoding serine/threonine-protein kinase: MISGSALVGMTLDDQYQVLTRIHTGNGATVYKGYDLQNDRPVAIKAISQHEFGKHHDAVLRFRREIALLSRIRHPNIIEIYSQGETSYGIAYFVMQWLDGRTLLDELDALGQMPLTRIQAIFDPACEAVAAMHAAGILHRDLKPGNIFLSRQSDGSEHTTLLDFGIAKPLFAWQDFEISGESVAIGTPEYMSPEQCGEQELTAASDIYSLGAVLYRMLAGRPPFVGPSQYIMARHIAVPPPPLQLYRPHLSEAVVAVVQQALAKKPADRFASVLDLRLAFDAAVAVTTEDRLYRQPQPPETDAAGARYRTRQIAALPLDADAPDNFRPPAQQGEPTS, translated from the coding sequence ATGATTTCAGGCAGCGCGCTCGTGGGCATGACCCTGGATGACCAATACCAGGTGCTGACGCGCATTCACACGGGCAACGGCGCGACGGTGTACAAGGGCTATGACCTGCAAAATGACCGTCCGGTGGCCATCAAGGCCATTTCCCAGCATGAGTTCGGAAAGCACCACGACGCCGTGCTGCGTTTTCGCCGGGAGATCGCTCTGCTGTCCCGGATTCGGCACCCCAACATCATCGAAATCTACAGTCAGGGTGAAACCTCCTACGGCATCGCCTACTTCGTCATGCAGTGGCTCGACGGGCGTACGCTGCTGGATGAACTCGATGCCCTTGGGCAGATGCCGTTGACGCGGATTCAGGCGATTTTCGATCCGGCCTGTGAAGCCGTCGCGGCCATGCATGCAGCCGGCATCCTGCACCGCGACCTGAAGCCGGGCAACATCTTCCTCAGCCGCCAGTCCGACGGAAGCGAGCACACGACCCTGCTTGACTTCGGCATTGCCAAGCCCCTTTTTGCGTGGCAGGACTTCGAGATTTCAGGTGAAAGTGTGGCGATTGGGACGCCGGAGTATATGAGCCCGGAGCAGTGTGGGGAGCAGGAACTCACGGCGGCCAGCGACATTTACAGCCTGGGAGCGGTGCTCTACCGCATGCTGGCCGGACGGCCGCCCTTCGTCGGCCCGTCGCAGTACATCATGGCCCGCCACATTGCCGTGCCGCCGCCGCCGCTTCAGCTCTACCGCCCGCATTTGTCTGAAGCGGTTGTGGCTGTGGTGCAACAGGCGTTAGCCAAAAAACCTGCCGACCGCTTTGCCTCAGTTCTGGATTTGCGTCTGGCGTTCGACGCCGCCGTTGCTGTCACAACTGAAGACCGGCTCTACCGGCAACCCCAACCGCCGGAAACCGACGCAGCCGGTGCACGGTATCGAACCCGGCAGATTGCCGCCCTGCCACTCGATGCAGATGCCCCGGACAACTTCCGACCTCCCGCTCAGCAGGGTGAGCCGACTTCCTAA
- a CDS encoding S66 peptidase family protein, whose amino-acid sequence MVKPPALKSGDLIGVIAPASNVRPDWLMAGVRELERLGFRVIHRPDIGAKERYTAGTLRRRLDELHTLWTNPEVKAIVAARGGYGTMHLLPHIEAARLRAQPKIFVGYSDLTALHLFLHRACDLVTFHGPMVAKDFSAGPTHYDWDSFQRLVMNAQPAGKLTSPHVETLIGGTATGRLVGGCLSLVAALVGTPWQLATEGAILFLEDTATKPYQIDRLLQQLWLAGQLDRVAGFVFGEMSDCVQHPDQGYQLAEVIHDLIRPVGVPALYGWRSGHSEVGNLTLPFGVRARLEAGALDILEAAVT is encoded by the coding sequence ATGGTCAAGCCTCCGGCCCTGAAATCCGGCGACCTCATTGGCGTCATTGCGCCGGCCAGCAACGTCCGCCCGGACTGGCTGATGGCCGGTGTCCGCGAACTGGAGCGCCTTGGCTTCCGCGTCATCCATCGCCCGGACATTGGCGCAAAGGAACGTTACACGGCGGGCACACTGCGCCGGCGGCTGGACGAACTGCACACGCTGTGGACGAACCCGGAAGTCAAAGCCATCGTGGCAGCGCGTGGCGGCTACGGCACGATGCACCTTCTGCCACACATCGAAGCCGCCCGGCTGCGCGCTCAGCCCAAAATCTTTGTTGGCTACAGCGATCTCACCGCCCTGCATCTGTTTCTGCACCGCGCCTGCGATCTGGTGACATTTCACGGCCCGATGGTGGCCAAGGATTTTTCTGCCGGGCCAACGCACTACGACTGGGACAGTTTTCAACGGCTGGTGATGAACGCCCAACCGGCTGGAAAACTCACTTCCCCTCACGTCGAAACCCTCATCGGCGGGACAGCCACCGGCCGGCTGGTGGGGGGCTGCCTTTCCCTCGTGGCGGCGCTGGTCGGTACGCCGTGGCAACTCGCCACCGAGGGGGCTATCCTGTTTCTGGAAGACACGGCCACCAAGCCCTACCAGATTGACCGCCTGCTCCAGCAGTTGTGGCTGGCCGGACAACTGGACCGGGTGGCCGGGTTTGTCTTTGGTGAAATGAGTGACTGCGTGCAGCATCCCGACCAAGGGTATCAACTGGCGGAAGTCATCCATGACCTCATCCGCCCGGTGGGCGTCCCGGCGCTCTATGGCTGGCGCAGTGGGCATAGTGAAGTGGGCAACCTGACGTTGCCCTTTGGCGTCCGCGCCCGGCTCGAAGCCGGGGCCCTGGACATTCTGGAAGCAGCCGTCACCTGA
- a CDS encoding pyroglutamyl-peptidase I family protein yields MHILVTGFEPFAHFSGNPSRTVALTVPPPAGVNLSRLVLPVVANESVARLMQAVEETRPAAVLALGLAAGRRAIALERLAVNLDDFTVADNAGNRRQDTPVVPDGPPTLWTTLPIRAMEAALRADELPVEISYSAGTYLCNHLFYAGLYALRQRRLSCRFGFVHLPPTPDLEAGGLPLTQQLRAVTRLLEVLRDTTGSDIWSSLRP; encoded by the coding sequence ATGCACATTCTGGTCACTGGCTTCGAGCCGTTTGCCCATTTTTCCGGCAATCCGTCCCGGACGGTGGCTCTGACTGTACCGCCTCCCGCCGGTGTGAACCTGTCGCGTCTGGTGCTGCCGGTGGTTGCCAACGAAAGCGTGGCGCGGCTGATGCAGGCTGTGGAGGAAACCCGTCCGGCGGCCGTACTGGCACTGGGGCTGGCCGCCGGACGCCGCGCCATTGCCCTTGAACGGCTGGCCGTCAACCTCGATGACTTCACCGTAGCTGACAATGCCGGAAACCGGCGGCAGGATACGCCGGTCGTGCCGGACGGGCCGCCAACGCTGTGGACGACACTCCCCATCCGTGCAATGGAAGCTGCGCTCCGCGCGGATGAACTTCCGGTTGAAATTTCGTATTCCGCCGGAACCTATCTCTGCAACCACCTGTTTTACGCCGGGCTGTACGCCCTGCGCCAACGGCGTCTTTCGTGCCGGTTTGGCTTTGTCCACCTCCCGCCGACGCCCGATCTGGAAGCCGGCGGGCTGCCGCTCACCCAACAACTGCGCGCTGTGACGCGGCTCCTTGAAGTCCTGCGCGACACCACCGGGAGCGATATATGGTCAAGCCTCCGGCCCTGA